In Candidatus Bathyarchaeota archaeon, the genomic window ACAAAGAACGAAAGTTATGATAAAGATGTGTTAGACTTCGAAGGATAAAAAGAAGTTCTTTTTACTTACAATCTGTAATAAAGTTTCAAATTATAACAAAATGTATATAAAAGCCCATTTTTAATTTTTTTGAGGGTTTATTTTGTCTGTTGAAGTCTTTCTTTCCTTTTTAAGGAACCCTCTGATAAGACCTATGATTCGCTCTTCTATATCTCCTAAAAATAGGAGAAACTATTTAGAATCTGCATTAAATGGCTTAGTTGGAAACAAGACTTCATATTCTTTGAATGAAATTATTTTCTCAAGAATAATTGGTTTGGTTCTAAATCTTGGATTTTTGGCTTTCGATATCGATAAAAAAGATGCTATCAACTCCCTTAAAATCCCATACTTTAGAAACGGTCTATTTAATGTTCTAGATAGTATAGGTAAATATGGTGTAAATAAACCCTTAGTACTTTCAGCACCCTTTCTTGTTGTCTGGAACTATACTAATGCCTGTAATCTTAAGTGTAAGCATTGCTATCAAAGCGCGGATAAGCCTTCCCCAGACGAGCTAACAACGGAAGAGAGTTTTAGGATCGTTGATCAGTTAAGCGAAAGCAAAGTCTCAGCCATTGCATTCTCCGGAGGAGAGCCTTTAATTAGGGAAGACCTCTTTAGAGTCGCTAGATATGCCCACGATAGGGGTCTCTACGTCTCAATAGCCACAAATGGAACCTTACTAACTGATAATGTGGTGGAGGAACTTAAGCAGAGTCGTGTTGACTACATAGAGATAAGCCTAGATTCATCAAGGGAAGAGAACCACGATACATTCAGGGGTGTGAGAGGAGCCTTTAAAAGAACAATGGAGGGAATAAAAAATGCTGTAGAAAAAGGATTTTATACATGCATAGCCATAACCGCTACAAAAAATAACATTAATGAAATTCCTGATATGATTGACATCGCTAAAAAAATCGGTATTAAGAGAGTTATAGTTTTCAATTTCATACCCACAGGAAGAGGTAAAGAAATCGAAGATCTTGACCTATCTCCAATAGAAAGGGAAGATCTTCTTAAATACTTATATATGGAGCTAGTTGAGGGGCGAATAGAGGTCCTATCCACAGCTCCACAATACTCAAGGGTATGTTTGCAGCAGTCCATCGCAACCAGGAGGGGTTTCCTCGCTCCGACCCATTTCGCGGCTCTCGACCTCCATGGGAGAACAAAGAGGTTAGCAGACTTCATAGGGGGATGCGGTGCAGGAAGGCTTTACTGCGCAATCCAGCCCAACGGCCAAGTAACTCCCTGCGTCTTCATGCCCATAGTTGTTGGCGATCTCAGGAAGCAAAGCCTAAGGGAAGTTTGGCTGAACTCAGGGGTTATGAACGACCTAAGAGACAGAAAAAGACTAAAAGGAAGATGTAGAAACTGCAAGTATAGAGATCTCTGCGGTGGATGTAGAGCCAGGGCATACGCATATTATGGAGACTATTTAGCACCAGACCCAGGATGTATAAGGGAATTGGAAGAGCCAAGCACCCAGTTTTCAATTATCTCAGCAAAACCTTCAATAACAGTTTCTTCTTCTAGAAATCCAAATTTAAAAGATAATATTTTCTCGATGTAATAGAAATGAGTATTGAAAGCTTCAAATCAATTATACCTCTTATTTATGAAATCTCTTTTCAGGAGTTTATCTCTCTATATAATTTTTATGAGTAGCTGAATATTTTTCATCACTTCAGACCTTGAAACACTATAGAAGGTCCATTTTCCCTTTCTCCTTTTCTCGATCAAACCAGCATTTTCAAGTATATTTAAATGATGAGAAATATTAGACTGTGAAATATTTAATATCATCACGATCTCACAGACACACAAATCATATATATTTAAAAGACTTAAAATTTTTATCCTTGTAGGATGTGATAATGCCTTAAAAACTCTACTAACGTTCCTTACCTTCTCTTTAATACTAAAAACGTCATCTTTAAGTTCTCTCAATCTTTCTTTATATTCATCTAAGTCCTTAATATCGAGTAAACCGGACTCAACCAATCTTTTTAATTGTTCATCTATAGCAAAATCTTTCAACAATTTCAAGAGTTCCCCCTATCATGGTCAACCACCTCCAGCTAATAAATAAATGAATTTAAATATTTTGATTTAATGGAGTGGAGTTTCAAAGGGATCCTTTCTTTCCCATACCTCTTAACTGCTAATAATCCTTGAGTTATGAGGGCTTCCCCGCTCGAATGGAAGACATGAATCAAAAAATTTAAATATTTCGATTTGAGCTTGAAGCGAAGGATGTCAAATAAAAGAGAAAGACGCGAAGATTATGTCTTTAAGGATGGAGGTGTCGTTGATGGAAAGGGTTAGGGTTGAAATTTATGAGGGGGATCCCTTCGTGGGCTGCTGCGGGCCTAGAATAGCCTCTAAGGAGGATGTTGATAGGCTGAGAAATATGCTTACTGAGAGAAACCACATAATAAAAGCCTTGAAAGAAGAATTTAAGGACAAGATAGAGATTGAGAGGGATATAATAAGCACTCGAAGGCGGCTTGAAACATATCCAAGGCACATCTATAAGCTTCTAGTAGCTGGCATAAAGGTGCCATTCGTCGTTATAGAAGGCCAGCTCGCCCTAGAGGGGGAATTCCCCAACCTCGAGGAATTCAGGAGCCTCATAAAAGAGCATATTGATAAGCGTCATAAAAGCCCCTAAATTTAAAACGCTGGTGGTATTATGAAGAAGGTTGTCGCTGAGGTGCTTGGTCCAAACCCACCATGTTATAGATGCATGGAGCTTAAGAAAAACGTCGAGGCTGCTGCTAAGAGGCTTGTAGCTGAGGGGATAGAGGTCGAGGTGAAGAGGCTCGACATAATTTCGAGGGAGGCCATCAGGAGGTATGGCCTGCTTCTCTCCCCAGCGTTAACGGTTAACGGGGTTGTCGTGACCATGGGCTGGATACCAGACGAGGAGGTCGTCGAGGAGATCCTGAGGGAGGCTGCAGATAAGCGATCATGAGGTGAGAGTTTGAATAGTATTCGACTCCTCCGAACCGGTCTTCTGCTGGGCTTTGTATTGGCTGTCTTCGGAGCCCTGATCTATTCTAGGATTATGGCATACTCCCTAGCGCCAACCATGAAGCCAGCCCACTTCCAGGGGCTGAGCCCCTGGGAAATACCCTTGGCATACATCATAGATTATCTAAGCCATGGTTGGCTCTGCCTGCTCTTCGCCTTCGTTGCCGCGGGCCTCGTCTACGAGTTTATGCCAAAGGAGGTGATCACCAAGTATATGGGCAGCAGCAAAGCCATGGGATACGCTTTAGGTGCGGGTATCGCGCCCTTCTTCACGGTCTGTTCATGCACCATGGTACCGCTATTCGCAGGCATACTTTACACCGGCTCAGGGATCGGTCCAGCCATAACCTTCCTCTTGACGGCTCCAGCAGCTAACATATTAACAATCCTACTTACAGGAGAAATCCTATCATGGGAGTTGGCCATCGTCCGAGTGATAGCATCCCTTACAACCGCTGTCGCAGCTGGTCTAATAATCTCGAAAACACCCTGGGGAAAGACCGTCGAGGAGGAGCATCAACTCACCAGCCAAAATCCTCAATATAATGTTCAGATCGTAAAGCCGCTTTTAGATGAGAGATTATTGGCAGCATTAAAGTTTAGCAGCTACCTTGCGAAGAGGATCCTACCCTACTTTTTCCTAGGCCTTGTGGTGGTCAGCTATGTTGAGGCTTACATGGCTGAAGAGGTTGTAGCCACATACCTTACTGGGATCAGCGGAATACTCCTTGCCTCCGTCATAGGTGGACCACTATATACGCCCACCCTTGTTGAGATAGTCCTAGGAAGGGGCCTGATGGACCTAGGGATGTCAAAGGCAGCGATGCTCTCTTGGCTGATGGGCCAACCATACGATATCCCCAACATGATCGCAACCTCCAGGATAGTGCGTTGGAAGGTCGTTCTGACCTACGCAGTAATAGCGTGGATCTTCAGCGTCACATTCGGCTTAACTTACGGCCTTCTCTCGAGATCCTTATAAAAAATCATATATAAATGAAAGAGGAAATAAATATTAAAAGAGATATGGTTTGATAAAGGAATGAGTGAGATAGATATTTTCAAGAAGATGCTGGAGGCAGAGGAGAGGAGAAAGAGGAGAGAGAAATCACTAGTCAACGTTATAGAGATAAGGAAGGTCCTCCCCTGCCTTACAACCCCTGGCTACATCAGGTTCGAAGCCATGGCTGATAGAGAAATTGGGGAGGTCATCCCCCTGATCTTCCTCCAGTTCCCTCCTGGAAGGTCACACTACAACCCGGCCGAGGGGACGCTGACCCTGAACATCTATAATAGGATGATAACCCTCCACCCGGACGGAAGGGTCGCCGTCACCAATACAAGGGACCTCGAGGAGGCGGGGGAGGTTCTCGAGAAGATCAAGTCCTTCATTAACAAGGCCTACTCAACATATTTACGAACCGGGCCGCCAGGCGAGGATGCGGTGGAGGCAGCCATGAAGATCTCATGGATGGACATATACCAACACCTCCCGAAGACCAACTGCGGAGAATGCGGATACCCAACATGCCAAGCCCTGGCTCTCAAGGCTCTGCTAGGTGAGGCCAAGCTCTCCCAATGTCCAAGGCTGACAGAGGCTAAATATCTCTCCTCTCGGAATGGGCTGAAAAGGGATCTCGGCCCATTCTTAGCCAAAACCTTGGGATTGGATATATAACCATATTGAAATATAGAAGTGAATCATGATTATCTCAATCAATAGAATTCATGATGAATCATGATCATCTTCATCAACTTTTCCATACCATCGCTCTAAGAATCTCTCAGTAATCGTGAGGCCCTCCCAGCCCTGCTTAGGGCGTCCTCGGCGTCAGCCTCAGTGAATCTCTCCAATGGAGGGACCCTCCTCTCCGAGTCTCCATAGGTTACACGGCCGTGCTCTGGGGCGAGGCGCCTTCGTCATTGAGGCAAGCATATCTAGCTCTTCAATGAAATGGATCCCAAGCCTCTCGACGATGCATTCCCTATTCTCCACGAGCACT contains:
- a CDS encoding radical SAM protein, which gives rise to MSVEVFLSFLRNPLIRPMIRSSISPKNRRNYLESALNGLVGNKTSYSLNEIIFSRIIGLVLNLGFLAFDIDKKDAINSLKIPYFRNGLFNVLDSIGKYGVNKPLVLSAPFLVVWNYTNACNLKCKHCYQSADKPSPDELTTEESFRIVDQLSESKVSAIAFSGGEPLIREDLFRVARYAHDRGLYVSIATNGTLLTDNVVEELKQSRVDYIEISLDSSREENHDTFRGVRGAFKRTMEGIKNAVEKGFYTCIAITATKNNINEIPDMIDIAKKIGIKRVIVFNFIPTGRGKEIEDLDLSPIEREDLLKYLYMELVEGRIEVLSTAPQYSRVCLQQSIATRRGFLAPTHFAALDLHGRTKRLADFIGGCGAGRLYCAIQPNGQVTPCVFMPIVVGDLRKQSLREVWLNSGVMNDLRDRKRLKGRCRNCKYRDLCGGCRARAYAYYGDYLAPDPGCIRELEEPSTQFSIISAKPSITVSSSRNPNLKDNIFSM
- a CDS encoding thioredoxin family protein; its protein translation is MKKVVAEVLGPNPPCYRCMELKKNVEAAAKRLVAEGIEVEVKRLDIISREAIRRYGLLLSPALTVNGVVVTMGWIPDEEVVEEILREAADKRS
- a CDS encoding winged helix-turn-helix transcriptional regulator; the encoded protein is MKDFAIDEQLKRLVESGLLDIKDLDEYKERLRELKDDVFSIKEKVRNVSRVFKALSHPTRIKILSLLNIYDLCVCEIVMILNISQSNISHHLNILENAGLIEKRRKGKWTFYSVSRSEVMKNIQLLIKII
- a CDS encoding permease — translated: MNSIRLLRTGLLLGFVLAVFGALIYSRIMAYSLAPTMKPAHFQGLSPWEIPLAYIIDYLSHGWLCLLFAFVAAGLVYEFMPKEVITKYMGSSKAMGYALGAGIAPFFTVCSCTMVPLFAGILYTGSGIGPAITFLLTAPAANILTILLTGEILSWELAIVRVIASLTTAVAAGLIISKTPWGKTVEEEHQLTSQNPQYNVQIVKPLLDERLLAALKFSSYLAKRILPYFFLGLVVVSYVEAYMAEEVVATYLTGISGILLASVIGGPLYTPTLVEIVLGRGLMDLGMSKAAMLSWLMGQPYDIPNMIATSRIVRWKVVLTYAVIAWIFSVTFGLTYGLLSRSL